In Alkalihalobacillus sp. TS-13, the following are encoded in one genomic region:
- the tig gene encoding trigger factor: MSAKWEKQEGNQGVLTIDVDAERVNEALDQAFKKVVKKVNVPGFRKGKVPRSMFEKRFGVEALYQDALDILLPSAYSQAVEETGIDPVDQPDVDIEQIEKGKNLVFKATVTVKPEVKLGEYKGLEVEKQDTEVTDEDVQEELTALQKKHAELTVKEDGKVEKGDTVVIDFAGFVDGEAFEGGTAENYSLEIGSGSFIPGFEEQLEGEEAGAEKDVEVTFPEEYHAEELAGKVATFKVKIHEIKQLELPELDDEFAKDANEEVETLDELKTQIKERLQNDKTTQAENEMKDQIVQKASDNAEIDVPEAMVNSELDRMMKEFDQRLQMQGMNLDMYYQFSGTSEDQLKEQMKEDAEKRVRTNLTLEAIAEAENIEISDEEVEEEIKKMAEMYQMEVEKMKQMLAMQGGPDLLKGDLKVRKAIDFLVENSKTVA; the protein is encoded by the coding sequence ATGAGTGCAAAATGGGAAAAGCAAGAAGGTAATCAAGGTGTATTGACCATTGATGTCGATGCTGAACGTGTAAATGAAGCATTGGATCAAGCGTTCAAAAAGGTAGTTAAAAAGGTGAACGTACCAGGCTTCCGTAAGGGAAAAGTACCACGTTCAATGTTTGAAAAGCGTTTCGGAGTAGAAGCACTTTATCAGGACGCTCTAGATATCCTGCTTCCTAGTGCATACAGCCAAGCGGTAGAAGAAACAGGAATCGACCCGGTTGACCAACCTGATGTTGACATCGAGCAAATTGAAAAAGGTAAAAACCTTGTTTTCAAAGCGACTGTCACTGTAAAACCTGAAGTTAAACTTGGCGAGTACAAAGGTCTTGAAGTTGAAAAACAGGACACAGAAGTGACAGATGAAGATGTACAAGAGGAATTGACAGCTCTTCAAAAGAAGCATGCTGAATTGACTGTAAAAGAAGACGGTAAAGTTGAAAAAGGCGATACTGTCGTTATCGACTTTGCAGGATTTGTTGATGGTGAGGCATTCGAAGGTGGAACTGCTGAGAACTATTCTCTTGAAATCGGTTCTGGATCATTCATTCCAGGATTCGAAGAACAGCTAGAAGGTGAAGAAGCTGGAGCTGAAAAGGATGTTGAAGTAACATTCCCTGAAGAATACCATGCTGAAGAGCTTGCTGGAAAAGTAGCAACATTCAAAGTTAAAATCCATGAAATCAAGCAATTGGAACTACCTGAGCTTGACGATGAATTCGCTAAGGATGCAAATGAAGAAGTTGAAACTCTTGATGAGTTGAAAACTCAAATCAAAGAGCGCCTTCAAAATGATAAAACAACTCAAGCTGAAAATGAAATGAAAGATCAAATTGTTCAAAAAGCGTCTGATAACGCAGAAATCGATGTACCAGAAGCAATGGTCAATTCTGAACTTGACCGTATGATGAAGGAATTCGACCAACGTCTACAAATGCAAGGTATGAACCTTGATATGTACTACCAGTTCTCAGGAACTTCTGAAGATCAGTTGAAGGAACAAATGAAAGAAGACGCTGAAAAGCGTGTTCGCACAAACTTGACTCTTGAAGCGATTGCAGAAGCTGAAAACATCGAAATTTCTGATGAAGAAGTTGAAGAAGAAATCAAGAAAATGGCTGAAATGTACCAAATGGAAGTTGAAAAGATGAAGCAAATGCTCGCTATGCAAGGTGGACCTGATCTGCTGAAGGGTGATTTGAAGGTCCGTAAAGCAATCGATTTTCTTGTAGAGAATAGCAAGACTGTTGCATAA